The segment GCCTTTACTAAAAGACATATTGACTATTGTAATAGGCAAGATTTTTAAGAATGGTAATGGTAATGGCAAAAATCACATTAAAAAAAGAGATTAACTTATGAAATTATCCAAAGATAATGTTGAGCTTGGACTTACGTCTTTATCAACCCTTATTGATATATTTTCTAAATTTGAAGATGAATTTGATGAAATTGCACATAAAGGATTCTTTTTGGTTTATGAGCTGTATTCTCATTATAAATTAATCTATACAGCAAATATGGAAAGACTTGAGAGTGCATTAACCCCAGCAATAAATAAAGCACTCGCTCCATTAAATGAAAAAATCAATCAATGCATTGACTTAGTTAATTCTGATGAAAAAAATCTCAAAATATCTAATGATCTGAAATTCAATCAGGAAGGAAAACCTATCTATAAGGAAAGAACAAATAATGCAAAATAACACTATTGGTTTAGGACTTAATTTACTATCCAGCTTAACTAACATAGCTAAAACTGATACAAACATAGATCATAATTACATTAATACTTTTAGTAAAGTAATAGATTTTTTCTACAAAACATATATAAGCACACTAAAATCTATGGAAACAGCTGAGTCAACTAAAATATTTGAAGAAATACAAGACATTTTAAAATACAACATTGAGATAATAGAGGCTATCTCTACTGATAAAAGCAAAAGAATTATCACTTCACTTAAAGCAACACGTAACAAAATCATGAAAGAATATATCAAAATACTTAAAAGAGGTGAAAATGCTTAAAAGATTGCATTGTCTACTAATTGCTTTGCTACTATGTTGCACCACTATTGCCAACCTACCAGAAGAGCCAAAACCGCCAATTATTCCAACACTAAAATCTTTAGCTAAATATGAAACACAACTTTCAGAGCATGTTATGTACCTAGTAACATTTTTAGCTAAAACAAAAGTCAAAGTTAATGACCCAAATTATCCAGAATATCCTTATCCAGACTTATCAACACTAAAAGACGAACACTCCATAACTGCAGTAAAACATAATATCAACATATATTTAGA is part of the Borreliella burgdorferi B31 genome and harbors:
- a CDS encoding BBA14 family lipoprotein, which gives rise to MLKRLHCLLIALLLCCTTIANLPEEPKPPIIPTLKSLAKYETQLSEHVMYLVTFLAKTKVKVNDPNYPEYPYPDLSTLKDEHSITAVKHNINIYLEYIKKTKPIAEKVYNKYSQLKM
- a CDS encoding BlyB family putative holin accessory protein; translation: MQNNTIGLGLNLLSSLTNIAKTDTNIDHNYINTFSKVIDFFYKTYISTLKSMETAESTKIFEEIQDILKYNIEIIEAISTDKSKRIITSLKATRNKIMKEYIKILKRGENA
- a CDS encoding BlyB family putative holin accessory protein codes for the protein MKLSKDNVELGLTSLSTLIDIFSKFEDEFDEIAHKGFFLVYELYSHYKLIYTANMERLESALTPAINKALAPLNEKINQCIDLVNSDEKNLKISNDLKFNQEGKPIYKERTNNAK